The region AAGCGTTCGTCGACGCCTACAACAAGCTGAAAAGCGTGCTCGACGGCCTGGCCAGCTCCGGCGATCCGGACAAGAACGTGGCGGCCGGCATCTTCGCCCACGATTCGGGCTTGAACGCGCTGCGCAGCAACATGAACAATCTGCTGCGCCAGAGCATCGGCGGCGTTTCGCTGGTGTCGTATGGCGTGACCGCCAACCGCGACGGCACGCTGAGCCTGAATACGGCCAAGCTGACGGCCAAGCTGGCATCGAACCCTGGCGACCTGGACAAGTTGTTTGGCAACAACAGCCTGTCGGCCCCATCGGGCGTGTTCGGCGGCCTGGACAAGGCGCTGAGCCAATGGAGCAACATCACCAAGGGCCAGCTGGTGCAGCGTCTCGACGCCAATACCAGCCTGCAGAAATCGCTGACCAAGAGCACCGATTTGCTGACGGCCCAGTACAACACGGCCTACAAGCGTTTCCTCGATCAATTTACGCGCCTGCAAGTGATGCAGGAGCAAATGTACAAGACGGTCGACATGTTCGACGCCATGTTCGGCAACGACAAATCCTAAGGCGAGCGTGCCTGCCGCGCCGCCGCAAGTTTAGACAGTGAGAAATAAGACATGTTAAACAATGAAGCTTACGGCAACTACCATGCAGTCAACCTCGATGCGCAGACGTCGCGCGCCTCGCCAGTCGAACTGGTGCTGGTGCTGACGGATGGCCTGCTGGAAGAACTGGCGCGCGCGCGCGGGCATATCGTGGGCAAGCGCTACGAACAGAAGGCGATCAGCCTGGATAAATGCACGCAGATCATCAACGGCCTGTCGAGCTCGCTCGATTTCGACAATGGCGGCGAAGTGGTGGTCAACCTGGCGCGCCTGTACGACTATTGCGTGGCGCGCCTGTACACGGCCGGCATCAAGCTCGACCCTGCCCTGATCGATGAAGTGACTACCTTGATGACCACCATCAAGCGTGGCTGGGTGGGCGTCCAGGCCAACAATGCCTAGGCGCGGCGTCCTGCAACAGCTGAACCGGCAATTGAGCGCCGCCATTGCCCAGAAGGACTGGGATGCGATGGGAAAACTCTCTGCCAGCCTGGCGAAAAACATTCCCCTGCTGGCAGAACGTGGCGCATGGAATGCGCTGGAACAAACAGAATTGTTGCAATTGCGCAAAATTCACGCGCAAGCGGTTAAAATTTGCTCTGAGGAAAAAGAACGCCTGGGTTTGCACCTGGGCGCATTACAGGCAAATAAGGAAGGTTGGGTCGCCTACGCCGCGCTCGGCGAATTCGACTCTGAAGGGTATCAAGCATGATCATGAGCTTCAACACAGCACCGGCGCAGCCTGCGCCGACGACCAACGCAGCACCGGCGCTGCCGGCACTCTTGCCCGGCTTGCCAGGCGGCGCCGCGCCCGCGGGCACGACGGCCAGCGCGCCATCGGCCCTGCCCCTGTTCGCGCAAGTGCTCGATGTGACGGGCGTGACGACGCAGGACACCGCTGCCGTCCCCGCCAACGATGGCGACACCGACACCGACACGGCCAGCAAACCCGACGGCGGCAGCCTGCCAGCGATGGCGCTGCCCGTCATCGGCTTGCCGCTTGCCCCCTTGCCCGTTGCCCTGCCGCAACAGGCGGACGCGGCGGCGGCAGAAGCGCGCGGCGCCGCGGCGCAGACGCAGGTGCAGGCCAGCGCGGCGCAAGCCAATCCGGCACTGAACATCAGCCTGCATCCGGCCGCCGTCACCCTCAGCAGCCAGGCTGTGCCGCAACCGGCGGGCCGCGACACGCGCGAACCGCTGGCCGCCGCCAACCCATTGCCGGCAGCCAAGGGCGGCGCGGACAGCGCCACGGCCCTGCCGTTCGAATCGCTGCTGAAACAAGCCGCCCCCGTCGCTGCCGCTGTCGCCGCCCCCGCGCGCGATGGCGAGCGGGCCGCCAGCCCCGCCGCATCGGCCGCGCCCAACCTGGGCCTGACGGGCGCCGTGGCGAACGCCACGCCGGCCGCTGCCGGCGGCGACACGATCAAGCTCAACGGTCCAGCCCAGCAATGGCAGGAACCGCTGCGCGAGGCGCTGGGCGAACGCCTGCAGACGCAGATCGGCCGCAACAGCGAGCACGCGACGATCCGCCTCGATCCCCCCATGCTGGGCCGCATTGAAATTTCCATCCGCCACACGGCCGGCGCGCTGCAAGTGAATGTCACGGCATCGAACACGGAAGTACTGCGCCAGTTGCAGGGCATCGGCGAAAACATGCGCAGCGACCTGGCGCAGCGCCAATATACCGACGTGGCCGTGAATATCAGCGCCACGCCGCGCAGCCCGGCCGCGCAGGCGTTTGCCGAGGGCGATGCACGCGGCCAGCGTCAGCCGGGACGCCAGCAGGACGAGGCGGAACCGGGCCGCGCCCTGTCCGACGGCACGCCAGCAGGCACATCCTCCAGCAACACTTACGCCATGCATGAGCGAGAGTACAACTGATGAATATGAAAATGAAACTGATAGCCGGCTTTGTCGCGGTGGCCGTGCTGGCCGCCGGCGCGGCCGGTGGCGCCATCTGGTACCTGGCCAAGCCCGTGTCCGCACCTGGCGCGGTTGCTGAGGCAAAAGCCCCGCCGCCGCCCGCCACGGGCAAGAAGGCGCGCAAGTTCATCACGCTCGACAAGGTCATCGTGATGCTGCGCCGCGGTCCTGGCGACAGCGACACGCACTACCTGTCGGCCGACCTGGTGATCGCCACCACCGAGGAAAAGGAAAAGCTGACCAAGGATCACTTGCCACTGATGCGCTCGATCGCCGTCAGCACGCTGTCGAGCTTTCCCATGGACAAGGCGCAAACCATGACGGTGGAGCAGTATGCCGAGCAGATCAACAAGGCTTTCAATGTCAGCTATGAACGCGAACAGATGGAAAAGCCGTTTACCGAAGTCATGGTCGGCAAGCTGATCATTGAATAAGCCGACACGCCAGCCGACCTAGTGGGAGATCCCTTGGCCTATGTAGAGCAATACCAGGAAGCGTATGGCGCCGGCGAATATGCGGCCGCCAGCGCTTGCGCGGCCGTGCTCAGCGTTGCCGAAGAGCAACAACATCTGGTGGCGTATGCCCCCCTGGTGAAACGCATCGTGCGTCAGCTCAATTCGCAGGTATCGGGCGCCATCGACCGCGACGACATGGAACAGATTGGCCTGATGGGCTTGCTGGAAGCGCTGCGCCGCTACGGCGTGCCCGACCAGTCCTTCGGCAGCTATGCCAGCCTGCGCATCCGCGGCGCCATCCTCGATGAATTGCGGCGCCAGGATTGGCGCCCGCGCGCCGTGCGCCAGGAAAGCCACCGCCTGCGCGACAGCGTACGCGCCCTGACCCGGCGCCTGGGCCGCGAACCGCTGGATGCGGAAATCATGGCGGCCCTGAAGCTGACGCCGGAAGCGTTTCAAGAATACCAGCTGGCGGAAAACGCCGAGCTGATCGCCAGTTTCGACGAAGTGCTGCAGGAAAGCCTGGGCCAGGCCGACAGCGCACCGAGTCCGGAAGAGCAATTGATGGTGCGGCGCAGCCTGGAGCAGGCCCTGCGCGCGCTCGACGAGCGCGAACAGCGCGTGGTGCAGATGTATTACGAATTCGAATTGAGCTATAAGGAAATTGCCGCCGTGCTGGACCTGAGCGACGCCCGCGTCTGCCAGCTGAACAAGACGGCACTGGGCAAGATGAAAGCCATGCTGCAAGACGATTAACAGTGAAGCGCCAGTTCGGCAATAGTTTCAGTAAAACCCATCAAATTGATGCAGCACAATGACGCAGAAAGGCAGTTGACATGGTAATTATCGGTATCTTAATCGTGATGGGGTGTGTATTCGGAGGCTTCGCCCTGATGGGCGGCACCGTCCACGCGATCTGGCAACCGGTGGAGTTGATCATCATCATCGGCGCCGCCGTCGGCGCCCTGGTGCTGGGCAACCCCAAGCATGTACTCGGTGAAATGCTGCACCAGATGCGCAAGATCGTCACGCACAAGAAGCAAGGCTCGGAATTCCAGCGCCAGTTGCTGCTGCTCATGTATGAACTGCTGCAAACGGCGGCCGGCGGCCTGAAGGCGCTCGACGCCCACGTCGAGGCGCCGCGCGAAAGCGCCCTGTTCCAGCGCTATCCGCTGGTGCTGGAAGAGCCGAAACTGCTCGCTTTCATCGTCGACAACTTCCGCTTGATGGCGATGGGCAAGATCAACGCGCATGAACTCGAAGGCGTGCTGGAGCAGGAACTGGAAGCCATCCACGACGAATTGCTGCAACCGTCGAAGTCGCTGCACAAGATCGCCGAAGCCATGCCAGGCTTCGGTATCCTGGCCGCCGTGCTCGGCATCGTGATGGCCATGAATTCCGTGGCCGACGGCGCCGATGCGGCGGAAATCTCGGAAAAAGTGGGCGCCGCCATGGTCGGCACCTTCATCGGCATCTTCTTTTGCTACGGCGTGCTCGACCCGATGTGCAATATGATGAAACAGCTGGTGGGCGAGGAAGGCTCGACCATGGAGTGCGTGAAGGTCGTGCTGGTCACGCACGTGGCGGGCAAACCGCCGCTGCTGGCCATCGATGCGGGCCGCCGCCTGGTGCAGCTGAACATCAAGCCGAGCTTCGCCCAGCTGGAAAGCTGGATCAATGCGCTGGAAGATGGCGGCGCGGAACAAGAGCAAGGCCAAGGCCGGGGAGGCCGCCGTGCTAAAGCCGCATGAGAAACATGAACAGGCCATCATCAAGCGGGCCGGTCGCAAGCATGACGACGACGGCCACGGCGGCGCCTGGAAGGTAGCGTTCGCGGACTTTTGCCTGGCCCTGCTGTCGCTGTTCCTCGTGCTGTGGCTGATGGCCGCGCGCGAACAGCAGGCGATGAAGGAAATCATGATGGATGCCAGCGCCGGCAGCCGCCAGGGCGAAGGCCAGGGCGTGATGCCGGAACAGAAAGGCGGCCCCCGCGGCAGCCTGATCGAGCGCTTCCCCATGCCCCGCAAGGGCACGGGCGACACGCGCACGGAAGGCAAGCAGATGCATGATGGCAAGGCCGGTTCGGCGCCGAAGAATGAAACCAAGGTCAGCTACCAGTCGCCGGAGGACTTGATGGCCCTGTCGCGCGCGCTCGACAAGCTCAGCGATGAAGCGGGCCTGAAGAGCAATCTGCAATCGGTGATCACGCCCTACGGCTTGCGCGTCATGCTGCACGATACGGACAAGCAAGGCATGTTCGTGCGCGGCAGCGCCGTGCCGACCGACCGCTTCCGCAAGCTGTTGCGCCAGATGGGCCCCGTGTTTGCGCAGATGGAGAACCAAATGCTGATCGTCGGCCATACGGATTCGATGCAGTACGCCAATACCGGCTATGAAGGCTATTCGAACTGGACCCTGTCGGCCAACCGCGCCATGTCGGCGCGCGCGCAATTGCTGATTGGCAGCATGAGCCCGGACAGCGTGCTGCAAGTGGTGGGCATGGCCGACCGCGCGCCGCTGGACGTGAAAAACGCCAGCGCCGGCATCAACCGCCGCATCGAACTGTTAATATTGACGCGTGGCCAGGCTGACAGCATCGCCGCCATGTTCGGCATGGCCGGGCAAAAGGCGCAAGGCGAAGAGCTGCAGGTGGGTGAGCCGG is a window of Janthinobacterium sp. 1_2014MBL_MicDiv DNA encoding:
- a CDS encoding flagellar hook-length control protein FliK, producing MSFNTAPAQPAPTTNAAPALPALLPGLPGGAAPAGTTASAPSALPLFAQVLDVTGVTTQDTAAVPANDGDTDTDTASKPDGGSLPAMALPVIGLPLAPLPVALPQQADAAAAEARGAAAQTQVQASAAQANPALNISLHPAAVTLSSQAVPQPAGRDTREPLAAANPLPAAKGGADSATALPFESLLKQAAPVAAAVAAPARDGERAASPAASAAPNLGLTGAVANATPAAAGGDTIKLNGPAQQWQEPLREALGERLQTQIGRNSEHATIRLDPPMLGRIEISIRHTAGALQVNVTASNTEVLRQLQGIGENMRSDLAQRQYTDVAVNISATPRSPAAQAFAEGDARGQRQPGRQQDEAEPGRALSDGTPAGTSSSNTYAMHEREYN
- a CDS encoding FliA/WhiG family RNA polymerase sigma factor, which gives rise to MAYVEQYQEAYGAGEYAAASACAAVLSVAEEQQHLVAYAPLVKRIVRQLNSQVSGAIDRDDMEQIGLMGLLEALRRYGVPDQSFGSYASLRIRGAILDELRRQDWRPRAVRQESHRLRDSVRALTRRLGREPLDAEIMAALKLTPEAFQEYQLAENAELIASFDEVLQESLGQADSAPSPEEQLMVRRSLEQALRALDEREQRVVQMYYEFELSYKEIAAVLDLSDARVCQLNKTALGKMKAMLQDD
- the fliS gene encoding flagellar export chaperone FliS; its protein translation is MLNNEAYGNYHAVNLDAQTSRASPVELVLVLTDGLLEELARARGHIVGKRYEQKAISLDKCTQIINGLSSSLDFDNGGEVVVNLARLYDYCVARLYTAGIKLDPALIDEVTTLMTTIKRGWVGVQANNA
- a CDS encoding flagellar motor protein MotB codes for the protein MLKPHEKHEQAIIKRAGRKHDDDGHGGAWKVAFADFCLALLSLFLVLWLMAAREQQAMKEIMMDASAGSRQGEGQGVMPEQKGGPRGSLIERFPMPRKGTGDTRTEGKQMHDGKAGSAPKNETKVSYQSPEDLMALSRALDKLSDEAGLKSNLQSVITPYGLRVMLHDTDKQGMFVRGSAVPTDRFRKLLRQMGPVFAQMENQMLIVGHTDSMQYANTGYEGYSNWTLSANRAMSARAQLLIGSMSPDSVLQVVGMADRAPLDVKNASAGINRRIELLILTRGQADSIAAMFGMAGQKAQGEELQVGEPDSGTLQRLREKLGLPAKKERDEHAN
- a CDS encoding flagellar basal body-associated FliL family protein, which codes for MKLIAGFVAVAVLAAGAAGGAIWYLAKPVSAPGAVAEAKAPPPPATGKKARKFITLDKVIVMLRRGPGDSDTHYLSADLVIATTEEKEKLTKDHLPLMRSIAVSTLSSFPMDKAQTMTVEQYAEQINKAFNVSYEREQMEKPFTEVMVGKLIIE
- the motA gene encoding flagellar motor stator protein MotA; this translates as MGGTVHAIWQPVELIIIIGAAVGALVLGNPKHVLGEMLHQMRKIVTHKKQGSEFQRQLLLLMYELLQTAAGGLKALDAHVEAPRESALFQRYPLVLEEPKLLAFIVDNFRLMAMGKINAHELEGVLEQELEAIHDELLQPSKSLHKIAEAMPGFGILAAVLGIVMAMNSVADGADAAEISEKVGAAMVGTFIGIFFCYGVLDPMCNMMKQLVGEEGSTMECVKVVLVTHVAGKPPLLAIDAGRRLVQLNIKPSFAQLESWINALEDGGAEQEQGQGRGGRRAKAA